The following proteins are encoded in a genomic region of Pirellulales bacterium:
- a CDS encoding rhomboid family intramembrane serine protease, with translation MGLYDREYYRDDRPGTFLGGDRSMVTNLILVNVGVYLLDLLLDGQIREHCSLRADLFRHPWDAWQLLTAGFIHDRGIMHIVVNMLVFFFFGRDVEGTYGRMEFLRIYLSLIVLSSLAWVISQTLQDRPVGLMMGASGAVMGVLILYVLHFPKRLIYIYGVIPLPAWAAAVLYVGYDLLGFSGSRQAGDKNVAYEAHLAGALFAFLYFKSGINLGRLMPAGMKLPRLGSRPQLRVHDPSNDVAGSLDQRVDTILDKVAREGIESLSDAERKLLEDASRRYQRRRS, from the coding sequence ATGGGTCTTTACGACCGGGAATATTATCGCGACGACCGGCCAGGGACGTTCCTGGGGGGTGACCGATCGATGGTCACGAACCTGATCCTGGTCAACGTCGGCGTCTACTTGCTCGACCTGCTGTTGGATGGCCAGATCCGGGAACATTGTTCATTACGCGCCGACTTGTTCCGGCATCCCTGGGACGCCTGGCAACTGCTAACCGCGGGCTTCATCCACGATCGCGGAATAATGCACATCGTCGTCAACATGCTTGTCTTCTTTTTCTTCGGCCGCGACGTCGAAGGAACCTATGGCCGCATGGAGTTTTTACGGATCTATCTGAGCCTGATCGTGCTATCGAGCCTGGCTTGGGTGATCTCGCAAACCCTCCAAGATCGACCTGTTGGCCTGATGATGGGCGCATCGGGTGCCGTGATGGGAGTTCTGATTCTTTACGTCCTGCACTTTCCCAAGCGACTGATTTATATCTACGGCGTGATTCCGCTGCCCGCCTGGGCGGCGGCGGTTCTTTATGTGGGATACGACCTGCTGGGGTTCTCTGGATCGCGACAGGCCGGCGACAAGAACGTGGCGTATGAGGCGCATTTGGCCGGAGCGCTGTTTGCCTTTCTGTACTTCAAGAGCGGTATCAACTTGGGCCGGCTCATGCCGGCGGGCATGAAGCTACCCCGGCTCGGTTCGAGACCGCAGCTGCGCGTGCACGACCCGAGTAACGACGTCGCTGGGAGTTTAGATCAACGCGTCGATACGATCCTGGATAAGGTCGCCCGCGAGGGGATCGAAAGCCTTTCCGATGCCGAGCGCAAATTGCTTGAGGACGCCAGCCGCCGGTATCAGCGCCGCCGGTCGTAG
- a CDS encoding tetratricopeptide repeat protein, translated as MKPTAKLSRKTSPSGKEVPEKVQVQGSNWSWPTILTGVALVAMVLVAYSPLLKAAYIWDDDSYVTGNLTLRSLEGLRRIWFELRAVPQYYPLVHTTFWTEYHLWNLAPLGFHIDNVLLHAASVLLVWRLLARLRVPGAWLAAALFAVHPVEVESVAWVTERKNVLSLALALGSMLCYLRFAPAEEPEIGAPANATRWRSYVLAFVLFVAAMLSKTVVASLPAVLLVIYWWKRGRITLADIVPLVPFFAVGAGLGLLTVWMEKHHVGATGEIYDSPLIERLLIAGRALWFYAAKLVWPYPLTFFYPRWAIDAHVVWQCLFPITAFALPIVAWFTRRWIGRGALASLLIFAGVLFPALGFFNVYPFRFSYVADHFQYHAGLALITLVASAAAMVAAGQPPHRKKIMTVAGALPLIALGLLTYRQVRVYRDPETLFRDTIADNPESWAAYENLESYFHSQGRFDEALALARDAMARDSLTTRADDPLTRTSLAIAHNNLGGCLLRMADRAELDAAQTEEVIFHEQEALRLDPQLITAYCNLASALMVAYRPDEAIQQFDRALMVSPGNPEALCGKGRVLDALGRQAEAETSFRQALEQNPDFAKAHHDLALLLINQGRSKEALPHLESALRLEPRIAEAHYALGGIFAGRGDYRLAAEHYQTAIELQANYPRALNNLGAVLMNLGETDRAIHCFQEAVRQSPDYADARLKLEQALEIRRGEQAGPSPRIP; from the coding sequence ATGAAGCCTACCGCCAAACTGTCACGAAAAACTTCCCCGTCAGGCAAGGAAGTGCCGGAAAAAGTCCAGGTCCAGGGCTCGAACTGGAGTTGGCCCACCATCCTCACCGGTGTGGCCCTCGTGGCGATGGTGCTAGTTGCGTATTCTCCGCTACTGAAAGCGGCGTACATCTGGGACGACGACTCCTACGTCACCGGAAATCTCACCCTGCGCTCGCTCGAAGGGTTGCGGCGTATCTGGTTCGAGTTACGAGCCGTGCCCCAATACTATCCGTTGGTGCATACCACGTTCTGGACGGAATATCACCTGTGGAATCTGGCGCCGTTGGGCTTTCACATAGATAATGTCCTGCTGCATGCCGCCAGCGTGCTTTTGGTGTGGCGGTTGCTGGCACGGTTGCGCGTTCCAGGAGCTTGGCTGGCGGCTGCGCTGTTTGCCGTACATCCGGTCGAGGTCGAGTCGGTCGCCTGGGTGACTGAACGGAAAAACGTGCTGAGCTTGGCGCTCGCGTTGGGCTCGATGCTGTGCTATTTGCGATTCGCGCCGGCGGAGGAACCGGAAATTGGCGCTCCTGCGAACGCCACGCGTTGGCGTTCATATGTGCTGGCATTTGTTCTTTTTGTCGCAGCGATGCTGAGTAAAACGGTGGTCGCCTCGCTGCCTGCAGTGCTGCTGGTGATCTATTGGTGGAAGCGTGGTCGCATCACGCTGGCCGACATCGTGCCGCTTGTGCCATTTTTTGCGGTTGGCGCCGGACTGGGTCTGCTAACGGTGTGGATGGAAAAGCATCACGTGGGGGCGACGGGCGAGATTTACGATTCACCATTGATCGAACGACTGCTGATTGCCGGCCGGGCACTATGGTTCTACGCTGCCAAGCTCGTCTGGCCCTACCCGCTGACGTTCTTTTACCCGCGTTGGGCGATAGACGCGCACGTGGTTTGGCAGTGCCTGTTTCCCATCACCGCGTTCGCTCTGCCGATCGTGGCGTGGTTCACCCGCCGTTGGATCGGACGTGGAGCGCTGGCATCCCTGCTGATTTTCGCCGGCGTACTCTTTCCCGCGCTGGGGTTCTTCAACGTCTATCCGTTCCGGTTCTCCTACGTAGCCGACCATTTCCAATATCACGCCGGTCTGGCGCTCATTACCCTGGTGGCATCCGCCGCAGCGATGGTGGCCGCGGGCCAGCCGCCACATCGCAAGAAGATAATGACGGTTGCTGGCGCCCTTCCGCTCATTGCGTTGGGACTACTCACCTATCGACAAGTGCGCGTGTATCGTGATCCAGAGACGCTCTTTCGCGACACGATCGCTGACAATCCGGAAAGCTGGGCCGCGTACGAGAACTTGGAATCGTACTTCCACTCTCAGGGACGATTTGACGAAGCCCTGGCGTTGGCGCGAGATGCGATGGCCCGTGATTCGCTGACCACCCGTGCCGACGATCCATTGACGCGCACGAGCCTGGCCATTGCCCATAACAATCTGGGTGGTTGTCTGTTGCGGATGGCGGACCGTGCCGAGCTGGACGCGGCCCAAACCGAGGAAGTAATATTTCACGAGCAAGAGGCCCTCCGTCTCGATCCGCAACTCATCACAGCGTATTGCAACCTGGCGTCGGCGCTGATGGTTGCCTACCGCCCGGACGAAGCAATCCAGCAATTTGATCGTGCGTTGATGGTCAGTCCTGGCAACCCCGAGGCGTTATGCGGCAAGGGAAGAGTCTTAGATGCTCTCGGCCGGCAGGCAGAGGCCGAGACATCTTTCCGGCAGGCGCTCGAACAGAATCCTGATTTCGCCAAGGCCCATCACGACTTGGCGCTCTTGCTGATCAACCAGGGACGCTCAAAGGAAGCGTTGCCGCATTTGGAATCGGCCCTGCGCCTGGAACCAAGAATCGCCGAGGCGCATTACGCATTGGGGGGCATTTTCGCCGGAAGGGGAGACTACCGCCTGGCCGCGGAGCACTATCAAACCGCCATCGAGCTGCAAGCGAACTATCCCCGCGCGCTGAATAATCTCGGCGCCGTGCTGATGAATCTGGGAGAGACCGATAGGGCGATACACTGTTTCCAAGAGGCCGTCCGCCAAAGCCCCGATTATGCCGACGCCAGGCTGAAGCTCGAACAGGCGCTGGAGATAAGACGAGGCGAGCAGGCGGGACCATCTCCGCGCATTCCGTGA
- a CDS encoding HEAT repeat domain-containing protein, which produces MHSPVRAVAKLALIILVTLAVCSTSRGPWAQNTLRLKVDAGEPQWIWSAARTKDQVPQEMCYFRKVFNLSDVEQAKVQIACDDRFDLFVNGRLVGNGTDWKKLRSYDVQRFLESGKNAIAIRAENTTGGSAGLVARVTVKQKGGTEVSYSTDATWKTNGSESVGWEKLTFNDEDWALAQSFGELGSATPWTAQVVAADGAQVARFTIAPEFRVERVLGADTTGSLIAMAFNEFGEILASQERGPLLVISDNDQDGIPETVSTYSDELQSCQGILALNGNVFAVGQGPDGPGLYRLSDENQDRKADSVKLLLKFKGDMHEHGPHAPVLGPDGLIYIVIGNHTSCLTPPEANSPYHNWYEGDLVQPRYEDAGGHAVGVKAPGGVVLRTDTEGSFAQVFAGGFRNAYDIAFNRQGDLFSFDSDMEWDEGLPWYRPTRINHVTAGAEFGWRSGWANWPEYFFDSLPATKNVGRGSPTGVVVYNHYMMPARYHNALFACDWAQGRILAVKMTPARGTYEAKSEVFLEGRPLNVTDIEVGPDGWLYFCTGGRGTDGGIYRVVWTGKVPPRPVVAGAVEAIYQPQLDSAWARQKVATIQQKLGPKWNRELIGIAENVKNKPEDRARALDLMQLVGPFPTTQMLVKLSRDRAPEVRTKAAYLMGLHSDGDTATALVELLKDSHPTVQRVACESIVRSGVAPPVSSLLPLLANPSRYISWTASRAIEQLPTDSWRDEVISSRDMRVFLVGSAALMALEPDADLARTIVNRSGVWMKGYVNDPDFIDLLRLMQIAMHRGQLTVADIPQVAEQLEKEYPSQDATINRELLRLLVHLQQSEIIPRLLAVLKTDAPLPERIHAATHARFLDSGWTTEQKLELLEFYEHSRDLPGGHSYALYLDNFGRDFLAKFSDDERRRVLARGEHAPSAALTVLGSLEENPGEDLLAQLIDLDARLQPLTSPAAQKLRTGIIAVLARSGTSQAMAFLRERYELEPNRRQELAICLAQQPDGENWAVLVRAIPILEGAPAREVLQRLATVDQKPTQPEAIRQVILSGLKLRDSGAQQAAQLLTKWTSQQIGLGGSADDAMASWQAWFQQEYPDQPAPNLPTAAADNKWTAEELVTFLTGPEGSHGNRERGQEVFDRAQCVKCHRYGSRGEGVGPDLTTVSQRFQAKEIVESVIYPSQVISDQYASKTVQTERGMQFTGIVGEAGVGAVVVLQSNGEKITVPRNEIHEIVPSQKSAMPEGLLNAFSLEEIADLFAYLSKSPKSNDAVAEGVDGQRPRIRQR; this is translated from the coding sequence ATGCACTCGCCTGTACGAGCGGTTGCGAAATTGGCTCTGATCATCCTGGTCACCCTGGCCGTGTGTTCCACGAGCCGTGGCCCCTGGGCACAAAACACGCTGCGGCTGAAAGTCGACGCGGGTGAGCCACAGTGGATCTGGTCCGCCGCGCGAACCAAGGACCAGGTGCCGCAGGAGATGTGCTATTTCCGCAAGGTGTTCAACCTTAGCGACGTCGAACAGGCCAAGGTGCAGATCGCTTGCGACGATCGCTTCGACCTTTTTGTCAACGGCCGACTGGTAGGCAACGGGACGGACTGGAAAAAGCTGCGCAGCTACGATGTGCAACGATTCTTGGAATCGGGCAAAAATGCCATCGCCATCCGCGCAGAAAATACCACCGGCGGCAGCGCCGGGCTGGTCGCCCGCGTAACGGTCAAACAAAAGGGGGGCACGGAAGTCTCCTACTCGACCGATGCCACTTGGAAAACCAATGGCAGCGAGTCCGTCGGCTGGGAAAAGCTCACCTTCAACGACGAAGATTGGGCCCTGGCCCAAAGCTTCGGCGAGTTGGGTAGTGCGACGCCTTGGACCGCCCAGGTTGTCGCCGCCGACGGGGCGCAAGTCGCGCGATTTACGATCGCCCCCGAGTTCCGCGTCGAGCGCGTGTTGGGCGCGGATACGACCGGTTCACTGATCGCAATGGCTTTCAACGAATTTGGCGAAATCTTGGCCTCGCAAGAGCGCGGACCGCTGCTCGTGATCAGCGATAACGATCAAGACGGCATCCCGGAGACCGTTTCCACTTATTCCGATGAACTGCAAAGCTGCCAAGGCATTTTGGCACTTAACGGAAATGTGTTCGCCGTGGGACAGGGCCCTGACGGCCCGGGATTGTACCGGCTGAGCGACGAGAATCAGGATCGAAAGGCCGATAGCGTCAAGTTGTTGCTGAAGTTCAAGGGAGACATGCACGAGCACGGTCCGCATGCTCCGGTGCTGGGGCCGGACGGCTTGATCTACATCGTGATTGGCAACCACACCAGCTGCCTCACGCCGCCAGAGGCCAATAGTCCCTACCACAACTGGTACGAGGGTGATCTCGTGCAGCCGCGCTATGAAGACGCCGGCGGTCACGCCGTGGGTGTTAAAGCCCCCGGCGGCGTTGTCTTGCGTACGGACACGGAAGGCAGCTTTGCGCAGGTTTTCGCCGGCGGTTTTCGCAATGCCTATGACATTGCCTTCAATCGGCAAGGGGATCTGTTCAGCTTCGACTCGGATATGGAATGGGACGAGGGACTGCCTTGGTATCGGCCCACAAGAATCAATCATGTGACGGCCGGCGCCGAGTTCGGCTGGCGTAGCGGCTGGGCCAACTGGCCGGAGTATTTCTTCGATAGCTTACCAGCCACGAAGAACGTGGGACGCGGGTCTCCCACCGGCGTCGTGGTTTACAACCATTACATGATGCCGGCTCGTTACCATAACGCCTTGTTCGCCTGCGATTGGGCGCAAGGCCGGATTCTGGCCGTCAAGATGACCCCGGCCCGTGGAACGTATGAAGCTAAGAGCGAAGTGTTCCTGGAAGGGCGCCCCCTGAACGTCACCGACATCGAGGTAGGACCCGACGGCTGGCTTTACTTTTGCACCGGCGGCCGCGGCACCGATGGGGGAATCTATCGCGTCGTGTGGACGGGCAAGGTGCCGCCGCGGCCTGTGGTAGCCGGCGCGGTGGAAGCCATCTATCAACCCCAACTCGACAGTGCGTGGGCGCGGCAGAAAGTCGCGACCATTCAACAAAAGCTGGGCCCGAAATGGAATCGCGAACTGATCGGCATCGCCGAGAATGTCAAGAACAAACCGGAAGACCGTGCGCGAGCCCTGGATCTCATGCAATTGGTCGGTCCGTTTCCGACCACACAAATGCTCGTGAAGCTATCGCGGGATCGCGCGCCGGAAGTGCGTACTAAAGCTGCATATTTAATGGGATTGCACTCGGACGGAGACACAGCGACGGCGCTAGTCGAACTATTGAAGGATAGCCATCCGACCGTGCAACGCGTGGCCTGCGAGTCGATCGTTCGTAGCGGGGTCGCGCCGCCCGTAAGCAGTCTGCTGCCGCTATTGGCAAATCCGAGCCGGTACATTTCCTGGACGGCCAGCCGGGCCATCGAGCAACTACCAACTGACAGCTGGCGAGACGAGGTCATCTCATCGCGCGACATGCGTGTGTTTCTGGTTGGTTCCGCTGCGCTAATGGCACTTGAGCCAGATGCGGACCTGGCCCGCACGATCGTAAACCGCTCGGGCGTGTGGATGAAGGGCTACGTGAATGACCCCGATTTCATCGACCTGTTGCGGCTGATGCAAATTGCCATGCACCGCGGCCAACTTACCGTGGCCGACATACCGCAGGTGGCGGAACAGTTGGAAAAGGAATACCCCTCGCAAGACGCCACCATCAATCGCGAGTTATTGAGGCTGCTCGTACATTTGCAACAGTCCGAGATCATCCCGCGCCTGTTGGCCGTGCTGAAAACCGACGCGCCGCTGCCCGAACGGATCCACGCCGCAACGCATGCCCGATTTTTGGACTCAGGCTGGACGACCGAGCAGAAGCTGGAATTGCTCGAATTCTATGAACACAGCCGCGATCTGCCCGGAGGCCACAGCTACGCCTTGTATCTGGATAACTTCGGTCGAGATTTTCTCGCCAAATTCAGTGACGACGAACGCCGCAGGGTACTGGCACGCGGCGAGCACGCGCCCAGCGCCGCGCTGACGGTGCTGGGGTCGCTGGAGGAGAATCCGGGCGAGGATTTGCTGGCTCAGCTGATTGATTTGGACGCGCGACTGCAACCGTTGACCTCGCCGGCTGCGCAGAAGCTGCGGACCGGCATCATCGCCGTGCTGGCACGCAGCGGCACGTCGCAGGCGATGGCGTTTCTACGCGAGCGCTACGAACTGGAACCAAATCGTCGACAGGAATTGGCCATTTGTCTGGCGCAGCAACCCGATGGAGAGAATTGGGCGGTGCTAGTACGGGCAATCCCGATCCTGGAAGGCGCCCCGGCGCGCGAAGTTCTGCAACGTTTGGCCACCGTGGACCAAAAGCCCACACAGCCCGAAGCCATCCGTCAGGTGATCCTCAGCGGGCTGAAGCTGCGTGATAGTGGCGCGCAACAAGCCGCTCAACTTCTTACGAAATGGACGAGCCAGCAAATCGGCCTGGGCGGTTCTGCTGACGATGCGATGGCCTCTTGGCAGGCTTGGTTCCAACAAGAGTATCCCGATCAGCCCGCGCCGAATTTGCCGACGGCCGCCGCCGACAACAAGTGGACTGCCGAAGAACTGGTGACATTCCTGACCGGGCCCGAGGGCTCACATGGAAATCGCGAACGCGGTCAGGAGGTTTTCGACAGGGCGCAGTGCGTCAAATGCCACCGCTACGGCTCGCGCGGCGAAGGCGTGGGACCCGACCTAACGACAGTCAGCCAGCGTTTCCAGGCCAAAGAAATCGTCGAGTCGGTGATATACCCGTCGCAGGTCATTTCGGATCAATATGCCTCGAAAACGGTGCAGACCGAGCGCGGCATGCAATTCACCGGGATCGTCGGCGAAGCCGGCGTTGGCGCGGTGGTAGTGTTGCAATCTAACGGCGAGAAAATTACCGTGCCCCGCAACGAGATTCACGAAATCGTTCCCAGCCAGAAATCCGCCATGCCCGAAGGGTTGCTCAACGCGTTTTCATTAGAAGAGATCGCGGACTTGTTTGCGTATCTGTCGAAGTCCCCGAAATCGAACGACGCTGTCGCTGAAGGGGTCGACGGTCAGCGCCCACGCATTCGCCAGCGCTAA